The nucleotide sequence CTACGATCCGGCCCTATGAGTCAGAAATCGCACCCGGCGGGTACGGTCCAGCGGTGGACACGAACCCTGATCCCCACCCTTCGAGACGCTCCCGCCGAGGCCACCACGCCGAGCCACGCCCTCCTGCTTCGGGCCGGCTTCATGCGGCAGGTGGCAGCCGGGGTCTACGACTACCTCCCCCTGGCCTGGCGCGTCCTCACGAAGGTCACTCGGATCGTCCGCGAAGAAATGGACGCGACCGGCGCGAGCGAGATGCTCATGCCCGCCCTCCAGCCGATGGAGCTCTTCGAGCAGACAGGCCGGGCGGAGGACTACGGCGACAATCTCTTTTGCCTGCGCGACCGGCACGGACGCGAGACCGCTCTCGGACCCACGCACGAGGAGGTCATCACGGACCTGCTGCGCACGGCGATCACCAGTTACCGGCAACTGCCGCTGATTCTGTACCAGGTGCAGACGAAGTTCCGCGACGAGCCGCGCCCGAGGGGGGGTCTGCTGCGCGGGCGCGAGTTCATCATGAAGGACGCGTACTCGTTCCACCTGGCCGTCGAAGGGGCGGGGGGGCTGAACGAGGCGTACGACGCCATGTACCGGGCGTACTCGAACATCTTCCGCCGGTGCGGTCTGGACTTCACGGTCGTCGAGGCCGAGAGCGGGCCGATCGGCGGCTCGGCGAGCCACGAGTTCATGGTCAACTGCGAGACGGGCGAGGACACGATCCTGCGGTGCCCTGAGAGCGGCTATGCCGCCAACGTCGAGAAGTGCGAGATCGGCGAGCGGAAGTGGGGTTTCGACCGTGGGGCCGGCACTCCTTCCGCCTTACTCGAAAGAGTCCACACCCCCGACATGCCCGGGATCGAGGGCGTCGCCCAGTTCCTCGGCGTCACGCCCGATCGGATGCTCAAGACCATCGTGTTCGAGGCGGCGGATGCCGTGACAAGCGGTGGGGTGAAGTGGGTGCTTGCCGTTGTGCGCGGTGATCACGAGGTGAACGAGGGCAAGGTCAAGGCCGCGATCGGGTTCAGGGCCAAACTCGCCGACGAAGCGAGGGCGAAGCAGGCCGGATTCGCCATCGGCTACGTCAGCCCTGCAGTCGTGCAACGAACCGGTCTGCGCCCGGAGGACGGCGTGCGAGTCATCATCGACCCGGACGCCGCACAGGGGAACATCGCGTGGGCAACGGGAGCGGACGAGCGCGACCACCACGTCCGCGGCTTCGACTGGCGGCGCGAGATGGGAGCGATACTCGACGACCAGCGTTATGTAAAGGTGGCCGACATCCGCAACGCTCGGGCAGGCGATCCCTCGCCCCGAGCCCCCGGATCGAAACTCGTCGAACAGCGGGGAATCGAGGTCGGGCACATCTTCAAACTCGGCACCAAGTACTCCGATGCGATGGGTCTGGCCGTCCTCGACGAAGGGCAGCAGAGGCGATCCGTCATCATGGGGTGCTACGGCATCGGCGTCAGCAGGACCATGGCCGCCTGCGTCGAGATGAGCCACGACGCTGAGGGCATCATCTGGCCGGCTGCTATCGCCCCGTACCACATCCTGCTGACGGTGATGAAGCCCGACGATGCCGCGCAGATACAGGCGGCGCAACGGCTTGCCTCCGATCTGGGCGAGGCGGGCTTGGACGTTCTCATCGACGACCGGGACGAGCGACCCGGTGTCAAGTTCAAGGACGGCGACCTGATCGGTCTCCCCGTCCGCCTCACCGTGGGCGACAAAGCCCTTGCAGCAGGGGGGGTGGAGTTCAAGCACAGGTCGGAGGCCGGCAAGGGGGAGGTCGTCCCGCTGGGCGATGCGGTGGCGCGGTGCGTGACGGCCGTGCGGGCATGACAATGGACGAAAAACCGGTGGCGGTTGACAGGCCTGCGCGGTATATAGTCATTCCCATGGACGGAGCCTGCCGCGGCCTTCGCCGAGCGTGAGGCGCGGCGGCGTGTGGGTTCCGGCTCCCGTGCCGAGCGAGCGGCGCGGGTCACACGGAGGTAGGCATTCCCGCCACCCCATGGACAGTGACGAGGGGCTTGATGCAAGCCTCGCGCCGGTACGGCTGAGCGACCGGCCGATCTTCGACGAAGCGTTCTCACAACTCCGCGAGCCGATCTCCGACAGCTGCTACGCCAGCACGTATGTGTGGGTGGGCGCGCTGCGGATCTTCTGGGCCAGCATCGACCGACACTTGTGCGTGTTCGCGAACACCACGGGCGACCTGACGATGCTGCTGCCGCCCTTGCCGCAGCCCGGCGCGGAGGACCGCTCGCTGCCAAGCGTCGTCGGCGCATGCTTCGAGATCATGGACGCCTACAACGCACGGCACGCGACGGTTGAGCGGTCGCGCATCGAGTACGTCTCCGACGAGATGCTCGAGCGATTCAGCGCGTCGAGCGCGACGCTCAGCGCGACACCGATGTGGGGCGACTACGTCTACGAGACCGCCAGAATGATCGACCTCGCGGGCGGACCCCTCAAATCGAAGCGTCACGCGCGATCGAGGTTCGTACGCGAACACCCCGACCATCGCGTGGAGGAGATGAGCGACGAGCACGTGCCCGCGTGCCTGGAACTGCTCGATACCTGGGCGCAGCACGGCGATGAAATGCACGAGGGCGAGGTGAGCGACGTGCACGTCGGCACCGATGTGCTGCGCGAGCGGGACCGGCTCTCGACCCGGCGCGCTCTCGAACATCGCCGCGAGATCGGCCTGACCGGCATGACCCTGCTCGTGGAGGGCCGGGTTGCGGGCTTCACCCTCGGGCAGCCCCTCACGCCGACCCAGGCGATGGTGCTCGTCGAGAAGGCCGACCCGGCGTTCCCGGGCGCGGCCCAGTTCATCTTTTCCGAGTTCTGCCGGTTGCACTGGGCGTCCTACCCGGAGGTGAACGCGGGCGACGACTGGGGTATCCCGAGCCTTCGGTTCACGAAGCAGAGTTACCGGCCGCGCCGACTGCTGAGCAAGTACGTCCTCACACGACAGCCGGTGCCCGTGCTGTCAACGTCCATCCCGATGGACCTGCCCGTGCGAAACCCCCGTCACACCGTCGGCACCGAGGCGGTGGCAGGCGAGACGACTTCCGCCGATTCGCAGGTGCGTGTGACGCTTCGCCGTGGCGCCGCGTCAGATGCCGATCCGATCATCGAGATCGAGTTGTCGTGCTTCGATGCCCCCGATGAACTGTTCACACGCAGGCAAGTTCGGCGACTGATCGACAACCCCCGTGCGACCGTCACCGTGGCGGAACTCGACGGCCGCGTCGTCGGCTGGGCGGTGGGGCTGGTTCGCCAGCACCGCCGCACCAGGTCGGGACGGCTCTACGCGGTCGCGGTGCATCCGTCCGCCCGAGGGCGGCATGCCGGAAGGCTGCTCGTCGAGGCCACCATTGCCGCCCTCAAGGCCAAAGGTGTCGAGCGTGTTTACCTCGAAGTCCGCCGCGACAATGAGACCGCCATCGCGCTCTACGAGAAACTCGGCTTCGTGCCGACCCAGAGCCTTCCGGGCTACTACGGCGTGGATCGCGACGGCCTGCGTATGCGGCTCGGCGATGGGCCGGGCGGTAGACTCGCCCCGCGTCGGCATGGGCACGACGCTTTGGGCGAAGGATCGCTCTTCACACAGCTGCCGTAGCAGCAGGGGCAGGTACGATGGGATTGCCGCAAGGGCTCCGCGAGGTGCGGATCGGAATCGTGTTCGCCCTGGCGACCATGCTTCTCGGGTTCGGGCTAGGAGGCGTGTTCGGGCTGGCGGAGGAGTCGCTCAAGGGTGACCTGGACCGGCGCGGCAAGGCCGTGTTGGAGAGCGTCTACGCGGGCAACGACGCCAAACGGATCGAGACCAGGGACAAGGCATGGACGTACTACAAGCGAGCCCACCTGCACGCAGGAGCCATGGGAACCTCCGCCTTGGCGATGTCGATGCTACTGGCCAAGCTGCCAGGCGCGACGCGGCTGCGGTCGAGTATTGCGATCGCCCTGGGAATCGGCGGGCTTGGCTACGGCCTGTTCTGGCTGCTGGCGGGAATGCGTGCGCCCGGACTGGGGAGCACGGGATTGGCGAAGGAGTCGCTGAAGTTGCTCTCGATGCCTTCTGCCGGCCTGTTTCTCCTGGGAACATTGCTGGTCATGGCACTGTTCGCCAAGGAGTCATGGGCAGGCAGCAAATCCTGAGGGCGACCCGGTCGCGGCGGGTACGGTCGATTCGCAGGCCTTGTTTAACATAACCGCTATTCTCGGACGAATGGCGCGCCGTATCCTCATCGGTGGTGCATGTATCCGCCGATTTTGAAGCGCCTCGCATTTGGCGCGCTGGCGCGCCACTAATGGCGCGCTGGCGCGCCACGATCCGAAAAACTCGCGGAATCACTGCATCATTTTCGATGCGCAGCCAGCCCGCCTTCTGGAGGCTCGCGGTGTGGCGCGGGATCGTGTTGCGGTCGTCCATCCCAGTCAACTCGGCCAGCATCTTGTTCGTTGCCCGGATCAGCCCATCGGAATCGGCCAGAGTATCGAGGGCTACCAGCACCTTCAACTCAGGCCCGGAAAGGTCGCTCAGCAGGCGATTGGTGT is from Synechococcales cyanobacterium CNB and encodes:
- a CDS encoding proline--tRNA ligase; its protein translation is MSQKSHPAGTVQRWTRTLIPTLRDAPAEATTPSHALLLRAGFMRQVAAGVYDYLPLAWRVLTKVTRIVREEMDATGASEMLMPALQPMELFEQTGRAEDYGDNLFCLRDRHGRETALGPTHEEVITDLLRTAITSYRQLPLILYQVQTKFRDEPRPRGGLLRGREFIMKDAYSFHLAVEGAGGLNEAYDAMYRAYSNIFRRCGLDFTVVEAESGPIGGSASHEFMVNCETGEDTILRCPESGYAANVEKCEIGERKWGFDRGAGTPSALLERVHTPDMPGIEGVAQFLGVTPDRMLKTIVFEAADAVTSGGVKWVLAVVRGDHEVNEGKVKAAIGFRAKLADEARAKQAGFAIGYVSPAVVQRTGLRPEDGVRVIIDPDAAQGNIAWATGADERDHHVRGFDWRREMGAILDDQRYVKVADIRNARAGDPSPRAPGSKLVEQRGIEVGHIFKLGTKYSDAMGLAVLDEGQQRRSVIMGCYGIGVSRTMAACVEMSHDAEGIIWPAAIAPYHILLTVMKPDDAAQIQAAQRLASDLGEAGLDVLIDDRDERPGVKFKDGDLIGLPVRLTVGDKALAAGGVEFKHRSEAGKGEVVPLGDAVARCVTAVRA
- a CDS encoding helix-turn-helix domain-containing protein, which gives rise to MAQQIVHPELDTNRLLSDLSGPELKVLVALDTLADSDGLIRATNKMLAELTGMDDRNTIPRHTASLQKAGWLRIENDAVIPRVFRIVARQRAISGAPARQMRGASKSADTCTTDEDTARHSSENSGYVKQGLRIDRTRRDRVALRICCLPMTPWRTVP
- a CDS encoding GNAT family N-acetyltransferase; this translates as MDSDEGLDASLAPVRLSDRPIFDEAFSQLREPISDSCYASTYVWVGALRIFWASIDRHLCVFANTTGDLTMLLPPLPQPGAEDRSLPSVVGACFEIMDAYNARHATVERSRIEYVSDEMLERFSASSATLSATPMWGDYVYETARMIDLAGGPLKSKRHARSRFVREHPDHRVEEMSDEHVPACLELLDTWAQHGDEMHEGEVSDVHVGTDVLRERDRLSTRRALEHRREIGLTGMTLLVEGRVAGFTLGQPLTPTQAMVLVEKADPAFPGAAQFIFSEFCRLHWASYPEVNAGDDWGIPSLRFTKQSYRPRRLLSKYVLTRQPVPVLSTSIPMDLPVRNPRHTVGTEAVAGETTSADSQVRVTLRRGAASDADPIIEIELSCFDAPDELFTRRQVRRLIDNPRATVTVAELDGRVVGWAVGLVRQHRRTRSGRLYAVAVHPSARGRHAGRLLVEATIAALKAKGVERVYLEVRRDNETAIALYEKLGFVPTQSLPGYYGVDRDGLRMRLGDGPGGRLAPRRHGHDALGEGSLFTQLP